In Synechocystis sp. PCC 6714, the following are encoded in one genomic region:
- a CDS encoding TldD/PmbA family protein, giving the protein MTTDLSVYLDQAQRAGAESAEVYYSRSFSRPVFFEANRLKQLESSESEGLALRLWKNGQSGLAVAYGPVEPDILVEKALALAALNPPNPPRFTAPRQDYRESLGEDFSVEQLIDWGKTAIADIRDQFPEVLCNGELACSTDSSRLLNSEGLDCAWTERSLSYYFGVEWIRGEDFLAIYDGEQCREKANIKQVIQNLRQRLLWAEENQQIQGGKMPILLTSGAASLLWDTVAEALNGQRVAEGSSPWADKLGQSVAIEALNLSQDPTAIPFDSPFDDEGSLTQTLALIQNGEIAQFYTDHETAEKLGTTTTGNGFRPGLGSAPQPGLVNMLITPGTISFDQLLKELGNGLIIDQILGGGADISGDFSINVDLGYRVQNGQITGRVKDTMVSGNVYELLNQIVTLGSDHRWQGSCSTPSVIVNGASVTV; this is encoded by the coding sequence ATGACCACCGATCTATCGGTTTACCTTGATCAAGCCCAACGAGCCGGAGCGGAAAGCGCTGAAGTTTATTACTCCCGTTCCTTTTCCCGACCAGTTTTTTTTGAAGCTAATCGGTTAAAGCAGTTGGAAAGTTCCGAATCGGAAGGGTTGGCCCTGCGATTGTGGAAAAATGGTCAATCGGGTTTAGCTGTTGCCTATGGCCCGGTAGAGCCGGATATATTGGTGGAAAAAGCCCTGGCCCTAGCGGCGTTGAATCCCCCCAATCCGCCCCGCTTCACTGCTCCCCGTCAGGATTATCGAGAAAGTTTGGGGGAAGATTTCTCCGTTGAACAACTAATCGATTGGGGTAAAACGGCGATCGCCGATATAAGGGATCAATTTCCAGAAGTGCTCTGTAACGGGGAATTGGCCTGTAGTACCGACAGCAGCCGTTTACTTAACAGTGAAGGGCTAGATTGCGCTTGGACAGAAAGAAGTTTGAGTTACTATTTCGGTGTGGAATGGATTCGGGGAGAAGATTTTTTAGCTATTTATGACGGGGAACAATGCCGGGAAAAAGCCAATATCAAACAAGTAATACAAAATTTACGGCAACGATTACTTTGGGCCGAGGAAAATCAACAAATCCAAGGGGGAAAAATGCCCATTCTCCTCACCAGTGGAGCAGCCAGTTTACTCTGGGATACGGTGGCGGAAGCCCTCAATGGTCAGCGGGTGGCGGAAGGCTCATCTCCCTGGGCGGATAAGTTAGGCCAATCAGTGGCTATTGAAGCATTGAATCTGAGTCAAGATCCCACTGCCATTCCCTTTGATTCTCCCTTTGATGATGAGGGAAGCCTAACGCAAACACTGGCTTTGATTCAAAACGGAGAAATTGCCCAATTTTATACTGACCATGAAACAGCGGAAAAATTAGGTACAACCACCACTGGCAATGGCTTTCGTCCTGGTCTGGGCAGTGCGCCCCAGCCGGGTTTGGTCAATATGTTAATTACTCCGGGAACCATTAGCTTTGACCAGTTACTTAAAGAATTGGGTAATGGTTTAATTATCGACCAGATTCTTGGGGGCGGGGCAGATATTTCCGGTGATTTTTCCATCAATGTTGATTTAGGTTACCGTGTACAAAATGGCCAAATTACCGGTCGGGTTAAAGATACCATGGTTTCCGGCAATGTTTATGAACTATTAAATCAGATCGTCACTTTGGGATCAGACCACCGTTGGCAGGGTTCCTGCTCCACCCCATCGGTCATTGTGAATGGAGCTTCGGTAACGGTTTAG
- a CDS encoding bifunctional 2-polyprenyl-6-hydroxyphenol methylase/3-demethylubiquinol 3-O-methyltransferase UbiG yields the protein MDNVTRYQNAALQYYRDLTGSSHLHYGYWQPVPETEADLTMAQLRQAQEQYTQHLLSFLPQGISTVLDVGCGNGDNASQLIDKGLEVEGLAPDPIQESNFLQKTRGKARFNSNTFQGFIENFQQIKSTKNYDLLLFSESTQYMSSETIANGAKLLVKPEGYVLLADMLRKNSDYQEGMFSNCLIKNELQGAMEKAGFVLLTSDDISQQIVPTLDLCVQNFQTFGVSTLTYLANLVRIAVPPLYKIFDYFLGKQAKALVKEGLQAGNIFRDHLCYEIQLWQRLA from the coding sequence ATGGATAATGTCACTCGCTATCAAAACGCCGCCCTTCAGTACTATCGAGATTTGACGGGTTCTTCCCATCTCCACTATGGTTATTGGCAACCAGTTCCAGAAACGGAAGCTGATCTAACCATGGCCCAACTGCGCCAGGCCCAGGAGCAATATACTCAGCATTTACTATCATTTTTGCCGCAGGGCATTAGCACTGTATTAGATGTAGGTTGTGGCAATGGAGATAATGCCAGCCAGCTAATTGACAAAGGCTTAGAAGTGGAAGGTTTGGCTCCGGATCCCATCCAAGAATCGAATTTTTTGCAAAAGACCCGGGGGAAAGCTCGCTTTAACAGTAATACTTTCCAGGGATTTATAGAAAATTTTCAACAAATTAAATCCACCAAAAATTACGATTTACTACTTTTTAGTGAAAGTACCCAATATATGTCTTCAGAAACCATTGCTAACGGGGCAAAATTGTTAGTGAAGCCAGAAGGATACGTATTATTGGCAGATATGTTGCGTAAAAATTCCGATTACCAGGAGGGAATGTTTTCCAATTGTTTGATTAAAAATGAATTGCAAGGGGCCATGGAAAAAGCTGGCTTTGTTCTGCTTACCAGTGATGACATTTCTCAACAAATTGTTCCTACTCTAGATCTTTGTGTACAAAATTTTCAAACCTTTGGTGTCTCAACTTTAACTTATTTGGCTAATTTGGTGAGGATTGCAGTGCCTCCCCTGTATAAAATTTTCGACTACTTTTTAGGTAAACAGGCCAAAGCCCTAGTGAAGGAGGGATTGCAGGCAGGGAATATTTTTCGAGATCATTTATGCTATGAAATTCAACTTTGGCAAAGGCTTGCTTAA
- a CDS encoding antibiotic biosynthesis monooxygenase, which produces MSAEFFDCLQHKCAYVAIGEFKPGRFAEAQRLYEKAISTYKHGFKGAFLLRKPNSDEGIAVILWNTIEDMEANQTEVHRKILDEMGPLFNVPPVTNIYEVCSEVEAYGKVLC; this is translated from the coding sequence ATGTCCGCCGAATTTTTTGACTGTCTACAACACAAGTGCGCCTACGTGGCGATCGGAGAATTTAAACCTGGTCGGTTTGCCGAAGCCCAACGGCTCTATGAGAAAGCAATTTCCACCTACAAACATGGTTTTAAAGGGGCGTTCTTACTGAGAAAACCGAACTCCGATGAGGGCATTGCTGTTATTCTTTGGAACACCATCGAGGACATGGAAGCCAATCAAACGGAAGTACACCGGAAAATTCTGGATGAAATGGGGCCCCTGTTCAATGTGCCCCCGGTCACCAATATCTATGAGGTGTGCAGTGAAGTGGAAGCCTATGGCAAAGTGCTTTGTTAA
- a CDS encoding aldose epimerase, which produces MYQISFNPDRPLTYHLEDDQSLARLALVPERGGLVTEWTIQGQPILYFDRERFQDPSLSVRGGMPILFPICGNLPNDQFNYEGKTYQLKQHGFARDLPWEVIGQQTQNSARLDLRLGHSDATRQVFPFEFELVFSYYLRGHSLRLEQRIANLGDRPMPFSLGLHPYFFCREKSSIELSIPADSYLDQKTGQSHIYRGQLDLTAPELDLAFTTIAQPQAHFIDPDRKLKVQVSFSDLYQTLVLWTVAGKNYLCLEPWSGPRNALNSGEQLAWVEPYSSRSAWVNFQVTIEP; this is translated from the coding sequence ATGTACCAAATTAGTTTTAACCCCGATCGCCCGTTGACCTATCATCTGGAGGACGATCAAAGTTTGGCCCGTCTTGCTTTGGTGCCGGAGCGGGGTGGCTTGGTGACGGAATGGACAATCCAAGGTCAGCCGATTCTTTACTTTGATCGAGAAAGATTTCAGGACCCATCCCTGTCCGTGCGGGGGGGCATGCCCATTTTGTTTCCCATTTGCGGTAATTTACCCAATGACCAGTTCAATTACGAGGGTAAGACCTATCAGCTTAAGCAACATGGTTTCGCCCGGGATTTGCCCTGGGAAGTAATTGGTCAGCAAACCCAGAACAGTGCCCGACTGGACCTACGCTTGGGCCATTCTGATGCCACGCGGCAAGTTTTTCCCTTTGAGTTTGAGCTGGTCTTTAGCTATTATCTCCGGGGCCATAGCCTCCGCCTGGAACAACGCATTGCCAACCTTGGCGATCGCCCGATGCCTTTTTCCCTGGGGCTACATCCCTACTTCTTCTGCCGGGAGAAAAGTTCGATTGAATTATCTATCCCTGCCGATAGCTATCTAGACCAGAAAACTGGCCAAAGCCATATTTACAGAGGTCAACTAGACCTTACTGCCCCGGAATTGGATTTAGCTTTCACCACAATTGCCCAACCCCAAGCCCATTTTATTGACCCAGACCGCAAATTAAAAGTACAAGTCAGCTTTAGTGATTTATATCAGACCCTAGTGTTGTGGACTGTGGCGGGGAAAAATTACCTCTGTTTGGAACCCTGGAGCGGCCCCCGCAATGCCCTAAATAGCGGAGAACAATTGGCTTGGGTAGAACCCTATTCCTCCCGTTCCGCCTGGGTAAATTTTCAGGTCACCATTGAGCCGTAA
- a CDS encoding apocarotenoid-15,15'-oxygenase, with protein sequence MVTSSTTGHPSQRSYSPQDWLRGYESQPQEWDYWIEDIEGTVPPDLQGTLYRNGPGLLEIGDRPLKHPFDGDGLVTAFKFPGDGRVHFQSRFVRTQGYVEEQQAGKMLYRGVFGSQPGGWLKNIFDLRLKNIANTNITYWGDRLLALWEGGQPHRLEPSSLETIGLDDLGGILAEGQPLSAHPRVDPACVFDGEKPCYVTFSIKSGLSSTLTLLELDPRGRLLRQKTETFPGFAFIHDFAITPHYAIFLQNNVTLNPLPYVFGLKGAGECVQFHPDKDSQIILVPRAGGEIKRIPVQAGFVFHHANAFEVEGKIILDSICYSSLPQVGPDVDFRSTNFDDLDPGQLWRFTIDPEAETVQKDLIVSRCCEFPVIHPQQAGRPYRYVYMGAAHNDSGNAPLQAILKFDLGSGAETLRSFAPHGFAGEPIFVPRPQGTAEDDGWLLCLVYNAELHRSQLVILDAQDIVQPAIATLNLKHHIPYPLHGSWAKAE encoded by the coding sequence ATGGTTACTTCCTCCACCACCGGCCATCCATCTCAGCGTTCCTACAGTCCGCAGGATTGGTTAAGGGGTTACGAATCCCAACCCCAGGAGTGGGATTACTGGATTGAAGATATAGAAGGCACCGTTCCCCCAGACCTCCAAGGCACCCTCTACCGCAATGGGCCAGGGCTACTGGAAATTGGCGATCGCCCTTTGAAACATCCCTTTGACGGGGACGGATTGGTTACAGCATTTAAATTTCCGGGGGACGGTCGGGTACATTTCCAAAGTAGATTTGTCCGCACCCAAGGTTACGTGGAAGAGCAACAAGCAGGAAAAATGCTCTATCGGGGCGTGTTTGGCTCCCAACCAGGGGGCTGGCTAAAAAATATTTTTGATTTACGCCTCAAAAACATTGCCAACACCAACATTACCTACTGGGGCGATCGCCTGCTGGCCCTATGGGAAGGGGGGCAACCCCATCGGTTAGAACCCTCAAGTTTAGAAACCATTGGCTTAGATGACCTGGGGGGCATTCTTGCAGAAGGACAACCCCTATCAGCCCACCCCCGCGTTGATCCAGCCTGTGTTTTTGATGGGGAAAAACCTTGCTACGTCACTTTCTCGATTAAATCCGGCTTGAGCAGTACTCTAACTTTGTTGGAGCTAGATCCCCGGGGCAGACTGTTGCGGCAAAAAACTGAGACTTTTCCCGGTTTTGCCTTTATCCATGATTTTGCTATCACTCCCCATTACGCTATTTTTCTACAAAATAACGTTACCCTCAACCCTTTGCCCTACGTTTTCGGTTTGAAGGGAGCGGGGGAATGTGTGCAATTTCATCCGGATAAAGATTCACAAATTATTCTCGTTCCCCGAGCCGGTGGAGAAATAAAAAGAATTCCGGTGCAGGCGGGTTTTGTTTTTCACCATGCCAATGCCTTTGAAGTAGAGGGAAAAATAATTCTTGATTCCATTTGTTACAGTTCCCTACCCCAGGTGGGCCCTGATGTGGATTTTCGTAGTACGAATTTTGACGATTTAGATCCAGGTCAATTATGGCGTTTTACCATTGATCCAGAAGCAGAAACGGTGCAGAAGGATTTAATTGTTAGTCGTTGTTGTGAATTTCCTGTTATCCATCCCCAACAGGCTGGCCGTCCCTACCGTTACGTCTACATGGGGGCTGCCCACAACGATAGCGGCAACGCCCCTCTCCAGGCCATTCTTAAATTCGACCTAGGGTCCGGCGCTGAAACTCTCCGTTCCTTTGCGCCCCATGGCTTTGCGGGGGAGCCTATTTTTGTGCCCCGTCCCCAGGGCACCGCTGAAGATGATGGCTGGCTACTCTGTTTGGTTTACAACGCCGAACTGCACCGTTCCCAGTTAGTAATTCTCGACGCTCAGGACATTGTCCAACCGGCGATCGCCACTTTGAATTTAAAACACCATATCCCCTATCCTCTCCATGGCTCCTGGGCTAAGGCTGAATAA
- a CDS encoding CPBP family intramembrane glutamic endopeptidase, with protein sequence MKRIILALLTVISLVPFLLSLVGSLEEPQVQSQLQLSQTNLLLQASAWQGKETSGAWGETLQKALLESQPQQAGLKQYETASQELTTYLDRLKIESTTLGSPDTSNGQSSPLQTVIAKNQITLDQIKINLGLLQQQQNQMDQALDTWRSVLTHGQSNGQKIAAVLIALGQGETISPDAEKIIDTQLKGWFRWQALAELYRRQGNVQAPDQVCQTPACVDLEAEVERASQQALVKLALLNSLPLLGGGVGVLLVIGLLLQWALGRENAVLATNATTKWNTPWHWETTWQVLVVGFFFPSQIVLPLVVGVLPLPLANLSLLGKAFYVLGTYGAIATVGLGVLFLSLKDFRPLPQDWFTFRPNLQALLWGLGGYLVALPLVVVVSLVNQEIWQGQGGSNPLLSLALDSQNWLVLAIFFFTAAVLAPVFEEIIFRGFLLPALTRYFPVSVAIILSSLLFAIAHLNVSEILPLFVLGSVLGLVYTRSRNLLSSIILHSLWNSGTLLSLFILGGG encoded by the coding sequence ATGAAGCGAATTATCCTCGCCCTGTTGACGGTTATTTCCCTCGTACCTTTTTTACTTTCCTTGGTGGGAAGTTTGGAAGAACCCCAAGTACAATCCCAACTGCAACTTTCCCAAACTAATTTATTGTTGCAAGCTTCTGCTTGGCAGGGGAAAGAAACATCGGGGGCATGGGGAGAAACATTGCAAAAGGCTCTTCTGGAAAGTCAGCCCCAGCAAGCGGGGTTAAAGCAGTATGAAACAGCCTCCCAGGAATTAACCACCTATTTAGACCGGCTAAAAATTGAAAGCACGACTCTGGGATCGCCTGACACCAGCAATGGACAGTCGTCGCCACTGCAAACGGTTATTGCTAAAAATCAAATAACCCTAGACCAAATTAAAATTAACTTAGGACTGCTACAGCAGCAGCAAAATCAGATGGACCAAGCCCTAGACACTTGGCGATCGGTATTAACCCATGGCCAGTCCAATGGGCAGAAAATCGCTGCAGTGCTCATTGCCCTGGGGCAAGGTGAAACCATTTCCCCTGATGCGGAAAAGATTATTGATACTCAGTTAAAAGGATGGTTTCGGTGGCAAGCGTTGGCCGAGCTTTATCGTCGCCAAGGCAATGTCCAAGCCCCCGATCAGGTTTGTCAAACCCCCGCCTGTGTTGATTTAGAAGCAGAAGTGGAAAGGGCAAGTCAACAGGCCTTGGTAAAATTGGCCCTACTCAACAGTTTGCCTCTGTTGGGTGGTGGTGTGGGCGTTTTGTTGGTGATTGGATTGTTATTGCAATGGGCCTTAGGGCGGGAAAATGCCGTTTTGGCCACCAATGCCACAACAAAATGGAATACGCCTTGGCATTGGGAAACCACTTGGCAAGTCTTGGTGGTGGGTTTCTTTTTCCCTAGCCAAATTGTTTTACCCCTAGTGGTGGGGGTGTTGCCTTTGCCCCTAGCGAACTTATCTCTATTGGGTAAGGCTTTTTATGTGCTGGGTACCTATGGGGCGATCGCCACGGTGGGATTAGGGGTGTTGTTCCTTTCCCTGAAGGATTTTCGCCCTTTGCCTCAGGATTGGTTTACCTTCCGACCCAATCTGCAAGCGCTCCTTTGGGGTTTGGGAGGTTACCTGGTGGCTTTGCCCTTGGTGGTGGTGGTATCCCTGGTAAATCAAGAAATTTGGCAGGGCCAAGGGGGTAGTAATCCTCTGCTTTCCTTAGCGTTGGACTCGCAAAATTGGTTAGTGCTAGCAATTTTCTTTTTCACCGCCGCTGTCCTAGCCCCAGTGTTTGAAGAAATTATCTTCCGGGGTTTTCTTCTGCCGGCCTTAACCCGCTACTTTCCCGTTAGCGTTGCCATTATCCTCAGCAGTTTACTGTTTGCCATCGCCCATTTAAACGTTTCGGAAATTTTACCCTTATTCGTCTTAGGGTCAGTTCTGGGTTTGGTTTATACCCGTTCCCGCAACCTTTTATCTTCCATCATCCTCCATAGCCTATGGAACAGCGGCACTTTACTCAGTCTATTTATTTTAGGCGGCGGTTGA
- a CDS encoding Maf family nucleotide pyrophosphatase, producing the protein MPPTFVLASASPARKRLLEMAGISPVVAVSNFDESSLNADNTVELVEALAKAKAETVASKFADALILGCDSLLSVNGQTYGKPESPSVAIARWQAMRGQVGELYTGHALIDRIQNRCLCQTGLTKVHFADADDATIHAYVQSGEPLQCAGAFALEGKGGMLVNKLDGCSSNVIGLSLPILRSLLQRLGYTLADFWEK; encoded by the coding sequence ATGCCCCCAACCTTTGTCCTTGCTTCCGCTTCCCCTGCCCGCAAACGTCTGCTGGAAATGGCCGGCATTTCCCCCGTGGTGGCTGTGAGCAATTTTGATGAATCTTCCCTCAACGCTGACAATACGGTGGAGTTGGTGGAAGCCCTAGCCAAAGCCAAAGCAGAAACGGTGGCTAGCAAATTTGCCGATGCCCTCATCCTCGGCTGTGATTCCCTATTATCGGTCAATGGCCAAACCTACGGTAAACCGGAGTCCCCCTCAGTGGCGATCGCCCGGTGGCAAGCAATGCGGGGTCAGGTGGGGGAACTGTACACGGGCCATGCGCTAATTGACCGCATCCAAAATCGTTGTCTTTGTCAAACGGGATTAACCAAAGTCCATTTTGCCGATGCCGATGACGCCACCATTCACGCCTATGTCCAAAGTGGGGAACCCCTGCAATGTGCCGGAGCTTTTGCCCTGGAAGGAAAGGGAGGAATGTTGGTCAACAAACTGGATGGTTGTTCCAGCAATGTCATTGGTTTGAGCTTGCCTATCCTGCGGTCATTACTACAACGGTTAGGTTACACCCTAGCGGACTTTTGGGAAAAATAA
- a CDS encoding DUF2335 domain-containing protein, producing MPDDNDMPSQIEVSNASNKSNITEQIDSKIIQELIEDVSELKEILRQEVVEIKSIERRFYSGPIPPPEIIRGYEEVVQGSADRILKMTEKQLEHRIATENKQLDHSIKSETKLINNEASLSYLGLVAGFMIAMFGLSGAIYLGIKDKPVASASMTGFALVSLVSVFISGKSIIKKQSPKDNDLKENQDN from the coding sequence ATGCCAGATGATAATGATATGCCTTCTCAAATAGAGGTGTCTAATGCATCTAATAAATCAAATATAACTGAACAAATAGACTCAAAAATAATTCAGGAACTAATTGAAGATGTTAGTGAACTTAAAGAAATATTGAGACAGGAAGTAGTTGAAATAAAAAGCATTGAAAGGAGATTTTATTCTGGTCCTATCCCTCCGCCCGAAATAATTAGAGGATATGAAGAAGTTGTACAAGGCAGTGCAGATAGAATACTAAAAATGACGGAAAAGCAACTCGAACACAGAATTGCGACCGAAAATAAACAGCTAGACCACAGCATTAAAAGTGAGACTAAGCTCATTAATAACGAAGCTTCATTGAGCTATCTTGGTTTAGTTGCCGGTTTTATGATTGCTATGTTTGGATTGTCCGGTGCCATTTATTTGGGCATAAAAGACAAGCCTGTCGCTTCTGCAAGTATGACTGGATTTGCATTGGTTAGCTTAGTTAGTGTTTTTATTAGTGGTAAATCCATAATTAAAAAACAGTCCCCAAAAGACAATGATTTAAAGGAAAATCAAGACAACTAA
- a CDS encoding ribonucleoside-diphosphate reductase subunit alpha, with protein MHPTLISAPDRPAANDTNTAISQGSHQGHRIQVIRRDGSSTPLNIGKIRAVVDWACLGLEVNSIALEAGLTTRLREGISTREIQDNLISCALEMCSPNEPDWRYVAGRLHIWSLWKDTLVRRGYQYGQYLRTVQTKVANGEYDSRILTYSEAELHEAGCWINSDWDTDYDYAGAVLLTSRYLLPNELPQEALLTCALLLASVEAPDRRLQWARRFYEAIAARRISLATPILANLRVPGGSLTSCFIVAMEDNLESIFGEITNAARISKNGGGVGVNVSRIRATGSWVMGKPNASGGVIPWTKLLNDTAIAVNQGGRRAGAVTVGLDVWHLDVPEFLEMQAENGDQRRKAYDIFPQLILPDEFMRRVINKEDWTLLDPYEVREKMGIELAELWGEQFENAYREIESKLDITITLYKRINARELFKQIMRTQVETGMPYLSFKDTINKANPNKHLGYIPGTNLCCESFSNVTPGQDAHCCNLVSLNLANLDLQDIAGVSQIAVRMLDNTIELTAPPFADAKSHNNKYRTIGVGAMGLADWLAKRRLSYDQLADINRLFEEIGYWCTQSSMELAKERGAYPAFPGSDWQKGLLIGSKPVSWFQANAAKPERWEKLANDIQTHGIRNSHITAIAPNTSSSLVQGCTASILPVYSRFFYDKWAKGTVPIAPPFIGNCFWFYPENKTMDQRKVVKAVAAIQQWTDTGISMELLFNLNAGVYFPEEPERSLNAKDIFDTLVMAWEAGCKAIYYIRTVQKDDFKDSSDGCVACAN; from the coding sequence ATGCACCCCACCCTCATCAGCGCTCCCGATCGCCCCGCCGCCAACGATACAAATACTGCCATCAGTCAGGGTTCACACCAGGGACATCGCATACAAGTGATCCGTCGGGATGGTTCCTCTACCCCCCTCAACATCGGCAAAATTCGGGCAGTGGTGGATTGGGCCTGCCTTGGCTTGGAAGTAAATTCCATTGCCCTGGAAGCGGGGCTAACGACTCGGCTAAGGGAGGGTATTAGCACCAGGGAGATTCAGGATAATTTGATAAGTTGTGCCCTGGAAATGTGTAGCCCCAATGAACCAGATTGGCGTTATGTTGCTGGTCGCTTACACATTTGGAGTCTGTGGAAAGATACCTTGGTGCGTCGGGGATATCAGTATGGTCAATATCTCCGCACCGTACAAACCAAAGTGGCCAATGGGGAATATGACTCCCGCATCTTGACCTACAGTGAAGCGGAACTACACGAAGCGGGTTGTTGGATTAATTCCGACTGGGACACAGACTATGACTATGCGGGGGCAGTTTTATTAACTAGCCGTTATCTATTACCCAACGAATTACCCCAGGAAGCGCTATTGACCTGTGCGTTGCTATTGGCTTCGGTGGAAGCCCCCGATCGCCGTTTGCAATGGGCCCGCAGATTTTACGAGGCGATCGCCGCCCGCCGGATTTCTTTGGCTACTCCCATCCTGGCCAATTTGCGGGTTCCTGGAGGTTCCCTTACTTCCTGTTTCATTGTGGCCATGGAAGATAACCTGGAAAGCATTTTTGGTGAGATTACCAATGCCGCTAGAATTTCCAAAAATGGTGGCGGGGTAGGGGTAAACGTTTCCCGCATTCGGGCCACCGGCAGTTGGGTAATGGGCAAACCCAATGCTTCCGGGGGAGTAATTCCCTGGACGAAATTGCTTAACGATACGGCGATCGCCGTCAACCAGGGGGGACGCAGGGCCGGAGCCGTAACCGTGGGGTTAGATGTGTGGCACTTAGATGTGCCGGAATTCTTGGAAATGCAGGCGGAAAACGGCGATCAACGGCGCAAAGCCTATGATATTTTCCCCCAGTTGATCCTGCCTGATGAATTTATGCGACGGGTGATTAACAAGGAAGATTGGACGTTGCTTGACCCCTACGAAGTCAGGGAAAAAATGGGCATTGAATTAGCTGAACTCTGGGGTGAACAATTTGAGAATGCTTACCGGGAAATTGAATCCAAACTAGATATAACTATCACGCTCTACAAGCGCATTAACGCCCGGGAATTGTTTAAACAGATAATGCGTACCCAGGTGGAAACAGGGATGCCCTACCTTTCATTTAAAGACACCATCAATAAGGCTAATCCCAATAAGCATTTGGGTTATATCCCCGGTACCAATCTTTGTTGCGAATCATTCTCCAACGTTACCCCCGGTCAAGATGCCCATTGCTGCAACCTTGTTTCCCTCAACCTTGCCAACCTAGACTTGCAGGACATCGCTGGGGTCAGCCAAATAGCAGTGCGGATGCTGGACAACACCATTGAGTTAACCGCCCCTCCCTTTGCCGATGCCAAAAGCCATAACAATAAATACCGCACCATCGGGGTGGGAGCCATGGGGTTAGCTGACTGGCTAGCTAAACGTCGCCTTAGTTACGACCAGTTAGCAGACATTAATCGCTTGTTCGAGGAAATTGGCTATTGGTGTACCCAATCATCCATGGAATTAGCCAAGGAACGGGGAGCTTATCCTGCTTTCCCCGGTAGTGATTGGCAAAAAGGCTTGTTAATTGGCTCCAAGCCCGTTAGTTGGTTCCAGGCCAATGCGGCTAAACCGGAACGGTGGGAAAAGCTTGCCAACGATATTCAAACCCATGGTATTCGCAACTCCCACATCACAGCGATCGCCCCTAACACATCATCTTCCCTAGTCCAGGGTTGCACCGCTAGTATTTTGCCCGTCTATAGCCGCTTCTTTTACGACAAATGGGCCAAGGGTACCGTCCCCATTGCTCCCCCCTTCATTGGCAATTGTTTCTGGTTCTATCCCGAAAATAAAACCATGGATCAGCGCAAGGTAGTAAAAGCCGTTGCCGCCATCCAACAATGGACAGATACGGGCATTTCCATGGAGTTGCTATTTAACCTCAATGCCGGGGTCTACTTTCCTGAGGAACCGGAAAGAAGCCTTAATGCCAAGGATATTTTTGACACCCTAGTTATGGCGTGGGAAGCGGGTTGTAAAGCCATTTACTATATCCGCACAGTACAGAAGGATGATTTTAAAGATTCCTCCGATGGCTGCGTAGCATGTGCTAATTAA
- the psb35 gene encoding photosystem II assembly protein Psb35 has translation MFVLSLLAVAGKFPTYFVAVYVVGLVAAVSIGLVAWYNSKRPVGWERSRRPSFIPKVNTGDDGEPPQFTPSETTVEPESPSKSVEGTEEEDSKSAMADAASE, from the coding sequence ATGTTTGTCCTATCCCTCCTGGCGGTTGCCGGCAAGTTTCCCACTTATTTTGTGGCAGTGTATGTTGTGGGGCTGGTAGCAGCGGTGTCCATTGGTTTGGTGGCCTGGTATAACTCCAAGCGGCCGGTGGGATGGGAACGTTCCAGAAGGCCCAGTTTTATTCCGAAAGTTAATACGGGGGATGACGGGGAACCGCCCCAGTTTACGCCGTCCGAAACTACAGTTGAGCCTGAGTCCCCATCAAAATCTGTAGAGGGAACAGAGGAGGAGGACTCTAAATCTGCCATGGCTGATGCTGCATCGGAATAA